One segment of Triticum aestivum cultivar Chinese Spring chromosome 2A, IWGSC CS RefSeq v2.1, whole genome shotgun sequence DNA contains the following:
- the LOC123187746 gene encoding nodulation protein H isoform X2, translating into MHPYPLKGSKGASLPPRPTLVFLIALFGLYVCYLSFNQIRMESKHVEENGAQEQDEHVCAKPYVPSEELPYVHFPKPKGYSRAECSCNPVRFFVIVSMQRSGSGWFETLLNSHPNISSNGEIFNRVDRRQNISSIVQTLDKLYDLDWLTSAAKNECTAAFGFKWMLNQGFMDHHDEILSYLNKKGVSVIFLFRRNTLRRLISVLANNYDRDAKQLNGTHKSHVHSEEEAEILAKFKPELDVSTLVSNIRDVEKYMGDCLDSFNTTRRMILYYEDIIRNRNVLFQVQEFLGVPVRKLVSRQVKIHTRPLPDLVRNWEDVNSRLNRTEYARFLDGADYVK; encoded by the exons ATG CACCCATATCCGCTCAAAGGCTCCAAGGGGGCGTCGTTGCCGCCGCGGCCGACCCTCGTCTTCCTCATCGCGCTCTTTGGCCTCTATGTGTGCTACCTCTCCTTCAATCAGATAAGGATGgagagcaagcatgtggaggagaatggtgcacaagaacaagatgaacatgttTGCGCAAAGCCTTATGTTCCAAGTGAGGAGCTGCCCTACGTGCACTTCCCAAAGCCAAAGGGTTACAGCAG GGCGGAATGCTCGTGTAATCCTGTTCGGTTCTTTGTGATCGTGTCGATGCAAAGATCGGGAAGTGGATGGTTCGAGACACTGCTAAACAGCCACCCTAACATCAGCTCGAACGGCGAAATATTCAACAGAGTGGATAGAAGACAAAATATATCGTCCATCGTACAAACACTCGACAAACTGTATGACTTGGACTGGCTCACAAGTGCAGCAAAGAATGAGTGCACGGCTGCATTTGGATTCAAGTGGATGCTAAATCAG GGTTTTATGGACCATCATGATGAAATACTTAGTTATTTGAACAAGAAGGGTGTCTCAGTGATATTTCTCTTCAGGAGAAATACATTGCGCAGGCTTATCTCTGTGTTGGCCAACAACTATGACAGAGATGCAAAGCAGCTGAATGGAACCCATAAATCTCACGTTCACTCGGAAGAAGAG GCCGAGATACTCGCAAAATTCAAACCAGAACTGGACGTGTCAACCCTGGTTTCAAACATCAGGGACGTCGAGAAGTACATGGGAGACTGCTTGGACAGCTTCAACACGACACGGCGCATGATCCTCTACTACGAGGACATAATCAGAAACAGAAAT GTATTGTTCCAGGTGCAGGAATTCCTCGGTGTTCCGGTGAGGAAACTGGTGAGCAGGCAGGTGAAGATCCATACGCGCCCGCTTCCGGATCTTGTCAGGAACTGGGAGGATGTGAACAGCAGACTCAACAGGACAGAGTACGCGCGTTTCCTCGATGGCGCAGATTACGTGAAGTGA
- the LOC123187742 gene encoding uncharacterized protein, with protein sequence MGQSGKEQCCSSLTKHEDRLSMLTDDILLSILGRVDTATATRTSVLSKRWRDLPWLLPVLNLRVWNFLPHPCPEPIGAHHMDQAMSRLTKATRSFLADPNSKSTIIKRLSLQLYVTGDYTREIGPLARDAIDCGVVKKLCLAIVDEKDPRDCEHEYMLQQALAVDGFFTAYPSVFQCLTKLCLYNVRFAEWDMQHLLFDSCKQLNQLSLSHCDVGDSSVWQINAPDSKLRILEVRMSCLKRIEVLCPPKLKHLCWDEWFCFEAPLRFGSVPSLKGLGLICGATIDHQEFSLSQVLHGTRNIHALTLDFEGERLWIQPEGKQLCHAFKQLRKLSICGIFVDFDLLWTINLLEAAPSVEIFSVRIWDHACQDDEQLRTRTGYEAQRTKPSWSMPKFTSSETWQLRELEIVGFRPQELQISFLRSVMERASNLKMVLLKEDKEPCDACDSMNTPRGGFCPANKGEQEAIVKQLTDGVGSSARIIFPNSGGS encoded by the exons ATGGGCCAATCGGGCAAGGAGCAGTGTTGTTCTTCG CTAACAAAGCATGAAGATAGGCTCAGCATGCTGACTGATGACATATTATTATCTATCTTGGGGAGAGTTGACACAGCCACGGCAACACGGACTAGCGTGTTGTCAAAGCGGTGGAGAGATTTGCCATGGTTGCTTCCTGTCCTCAACCTTCGTGTCTGGAATTTTCTGCCGCATCCATGCCCGGAACCCATTGGAGCACATCACATGGATCAAGCAATGTCACGTCTAACCAAAGCAACTAGGAGTTTCTTGGCTGATCCAAACAGCAAATCCACCATCATCAAAAGGCTAAGCCTTCAGCTCTATGTGACCGGCGATTACACTCGTGAGATTGGCCCACTGGCTCGCGATGCGATTGATTGCGGGGTAGTAAAAAAACTGTGCCTTGCAATTGTTGATGAGAAGGATCCTAGAGACTGTGAACATGAGTATATGCTACAGCAAGCCCTGGCCGTCGATGGGTTTTTTACAGCCTATCCTAGTGTGTTTCAGTGCCTCACAAAGCTCTGTCTGTATAATGTGCGGTTTGCTGAGTGGGATATGCAACACCTCCTGTTTGACTCCTGCAAGCAACTCAACCAATTATCTCTGTCCCACTGTGATGTTGGGGACTCTTCAGtatggcagataaatgcaccagaTTCCAAACTCAGAATCCTTGAGGTCCGCATGTCCTGCTTGAAGAGAATTGAGGTGCTCTGCCCACCAAAACTGAAGCATCTATGTTGGGACGAGTGGTTTTGTTTTGAGGCCCCCTTGCGTTTTGGTTCTGTTCCATCCCTCAAGGGGCTGGGCCTTATTTGTGGTGCGACCATTGATCATCAGGAGTTTAGTCTAAGCCAGGTTCTACATGGTACCAGAAACATCCATGCTCTTACTTTGGATTTCGAAGGAGAAAGGCTTTGGATACAACCCGAAGGAAAGCAACTCTGCCATGCATTCAAACAGCTAAGGAAGCTGTCTATTTGTGGCATCTTTGTCGATTTTGACCTGTTATGGACAATAAATCTCCTTGAAGCTGCTCCATCCGTTGAGATATTTTCTGTGCGG ATATGGGACCATGCTTGCCAGGATGATGAGCAGTTAAGAACAAGAACAGGTTACGAGGCTCAAAGAACGAAACCGTCATGGAGCATGCCCAAGTTCACAAGCTCTGAAACTTGGCAACTGAGAGAGCTTGAAATTGTTGGCTTTAGGCCCCAAGAGCTACAAATTTCATTTTTAAGGTCCGTCATGGAGCGAGCTTCAAACTTGAAGATGGTTCTTCTCAAAGAAGATAAAGAACCATGCGACGCTTGCGATTCAATGAACACTCCAAGAGGAGGTTTCTGTCCGGCGAACAAAGGTGAGCAGGAAGCAATCGTCAAGCAGCTTACAGATGGGGTCGGGTCCTCTGCGCGGATAATTTTTCCAAACAGTGGTGGTAGTTGA
- the LOC123187743 gene encoding alpha-humulene 10-hydroxylase yields MFHSISPLPREDTRGGARALSQLAAMAPSCGAAVPYTLLGALLSGGSYAPSWPACGGRAFLRDYAQRGTNAMLWLGFLAVTLVLLRRIAALLRLWALGSRLPGPPALLADPGLAAVCRAGGDITGYLSKLHGSFGPIVRLWLGPSQLLVSVKDASLIKEMLTKAEDKLPLTGRTYSLACGRLGLFISSFEKVESTRESLNIFLNEKLNVAASESSFKIIEAVLHRTDSTKDKDSLDCRSFSQHMAFNIIGAALFGDVLFDWSDAAAYEELLMVVAKDGCFWASYAVPPFWKPGYRRYRTLCAKLKILTESIIRKSIDQNGALRHNNLSSCKISEGVVKDPVRCTSLLDGMISGRGFDGAVQGPLSSEEEICGNIVGLMLHGISTSANLICNILTRLVLYPKLKDQLYADIVAVHTESSELVMDDVLKMQFVLATVCESARLLPAGPLLQRCSMQYDLTLKSSSTIPAEAILVVPLHLVQMDASIWGNDACQFNPSRFLQKDIDLGGILAAHKGSNGIKLFTERDKSDSFLPFGSGNRACVGQKFAILGISMLVASLLHNYEVQPQPALTKEMGLAVDSSNLRHLPNPKIILTKRKI; encoded by the exons ATGTTCCATTCCATTTCCCCTCTTCCCAGAGAGGACACCAGAGGCGGAGCTCGAGCCCTCTCGCAGCTCGCGGCCATGGCCCCCTCCTGCGGCGCCGCCGTGCCGTACACCCTCCTGGGCGCGCTCCTCAGCGGCGGCTCGTATGCCCCGTCCTGGCCGGCGTGCGGCGGCCGCGCCTTCCTCCGCGACTACGCCCAGCGCGGCACCAACGCGATGCTGTGGCTGGGGTTCCTCGCCGTCACGTTGGTCCTGCTCCGCCGCATCGCCGCGCTCCTCCGCCTCTGGGCCCTCGGCTCCCGCCTCCCCGGCCCACCGGCCCTCCTCGCCGACCCCGGCCTCGCCGCCGTCTGCCGCGCCGGCGGCGACATCACCG GCTATCTATCAAAATTGCATGGCAGTTTTGGACCAATTGTTCGATTGTGGTTAGGACCATCTCAACTACTTGTCTCAGTTAAAGATGCTTCCCTAATCAAAGAGATGCTAACAAAAGCTGAAGATAAGTTACCACTGACTGGGAGGACATATAGTTTAGCTTGTGGAAGACTTGGCCTATTCATTTCCTCATTCGAAAAG GTCGAAAGTACCAGGGAATCACTGAACATATTCTTGAATGAAAAACTTAACGTCGCTGCCAGTGAAAGTTCTTTCAAGATCATTGAAGCTGTTCTCCATAGAACCGACTCTACTAAGGACAAGGATTCTCTGGACTGCAGATCTTTTTCCCAACACATGGCATTTAACATCATCGGTGCAGCTCTTTTTGGTGATGTCTTGTTTGATTGGTCTGATGCTGCAGCATATGAGGAGCTTCTGATGGTTGTTGCAAAGGACGGCTGCTTCTGGGCTTCGTATGCGGTTCCCCCATTTTGGAAACCTGGTTATAGGAGGTACCGGACCCTATGCGCTAAGCTGAAGATCTTAACAGAAAGCATCATCAGAAAATCCATAGACCAAAATGGTGCACTTAGACATAACAATCTGAGCTCCTGTAAGATAAGTGAAGGGGTGGTAAAAGATCCAGTTAGATGTACTTCTCTGCTAGATGGGATGATATCAGGTCGTGGTTTCGATGGGGCTGTGCAAGGGCCTCTCAGTTCAGAAGAAGAAATATGTGGGAATATCGTGGGTTTGATGCTGCATGGAATTTCCACATCTGCTAACTTGATCTGCAACATTTTGACGAGACTTGTCTTGTATCCAAAGCTGAAAGACCAG CTATATGCAGATATTGTTGCAGTTCACACTGAATCATCTGAGCTGGTGATGGATGACGTGCTTAAGATGCAATTTGTACTTGCCACTGTTTGTGAATCTGCTCGCCTTTTGCCTGCTGGACCTCTTCTCCAGCGATGTTCTATGCAATACG ATTTGACTCTCAAATCTAGCAGCACTATACCAGCTGAAGCGATATTGGTTGTTCCTCTGCATCTCGTGCAGATGGATGCTTCTATATGGGGAAATGATGCTTGCCAGTTCAATCCTAGTCGTTTTCTCCAGAAGGACATCGATCTTGGAG GAATATTAGCAGCGCATAAAGGCTCAAATGGGATCAAGCTTTTTACCGAGCGTGATAAGTCTGACTCATTTCTTCCATTTGGTTCTGGGAATCGAGCATGTGTTGGGCAGAAGTTTGCAATTCTTGGGATCTCTATGTTGGTTGCCTCTCTTCTCCACAACTACGAG GTGCAGCCTCAACCAGCTTTAACCAAAGAAATGGGCTTGGCAGTTGACAGCAGCAACCTTCGCCATCTTCCAAACCCCAAAATCATCCTCACAAAAAGAAAGATTTGA
- the LOC123187747 gene encoding ubiquitin yields MYIRVKRNKTTYFIQCDPTETILNIKQKLQSITDHPPNNQRLILLATNNILDDSKTLADQKVENDAVVALALRKDNEFEEVSIADPSDYMASS; encoded by the exons ATGTATATTCGAGTCAAGCGGAACAAGACCACCTACTTCATACAGTGTGATCCAACAGAGACAATTTTGAATATCAAGCAGAAGCTGCAGTCAATAACAGACCACCCTCCTAATAACCAGAGGTTGATCTTGTTGGCTACCAACAATATATTGGATGACTCCAAGACGCTTGCTGATCAAAAG GTGGAGAATGACGCCGTCGTTGCATTGGCATTGAGAAAAG ACAACGAGTTCGAGGAGGTGTCCATCGCCGACCCAAGCGATTACATGGCGTCCTCATGA
- the LOC123187746 gene encoding nodulation protein H isoform X1, translating to MDGFGNNLQHPYPLKGSKGASLPPRPTLVFLIALFGLYVCYLSFNQIRMESKHVEENGAQEQDEHVCAKPYVPSEELPYVHFPKPKGYSRAECSCNPVRFFVIVSMQRSGSGWFETLLNSHPNISSNGEIFNRVDRRQNISSIVQTLDKLYDLDWLTSAAKNECTAAFGFKWMLNQGFMDHHDEILSYLNKKGVSVIFLFRRNTLRRLISVLANNYDRDAKQLNGTHKSHVHSEEEAEILAKFKPELDVSTLVSNIRDVEKYMGDCLDSFNTTRRMILYYEDIIRNRNVLFQVQEFLGVPVRKLVSRQVKIHTRPLPDLVRNWEDVNSRLNRTEYARFLDGADYVK from the exons ATGGATGGATTTGGTAATAACTTGCAGCACCCATATCCGCTCAAAGGCTCCAAGGGGGCGTCGTTGCCGCCGCGGCCGACCCTCGTCTTCCTCATCGCGCTCTTTGGCCTCTATGTGTGCTACCTCTCCTTCAATCAGATAAGGATGgagagcaagcatgtggaggagaatggtgcacaagaacaagatgaacatgttTGCGCAAAGCCTTATGTTCCAAGTGAGGAGCTGCCCTACGTGCACTTCCCAAAGCCAAAGGGTTACAGCAG GGCGGAATGCTCGTGTAATCCTGTTCGGTTCTTTGTGATCGTGTCGATGCAAAGATCGGGAAGTGGATGGTTCGAGACACTGCTAAACAGCCACCCTAACATCAGCTCGAACGGCGAAATATTCAACAGAGTGGATAGAAGACAAAATATATCGTCCATCGTACAAACACTCGACAAACTGTATGACTTGGACTGGCTCACAAGTGCAGCAAAGAATGAGTGCACGGCTGCATTTGGATTCAAGTGGATGCTAAATCAG GGTTTTATGGACCATCATGATGAAATACTTAGTTATTTGAACAAGAAGGGTGTCTCAGTGATATTTCTCTTCAGGAGAAATACATTGCGCAGGCTTATCTCTGTGTTGGCCAACAACTATGACAGAGATGCAAAGCAGCTGAATGGAACCCATAAATCTCACGTTCACTCGGAAGAAGAG GCCGAGATACTCGCAAAATTCAAACCAGAACTGGACGTGTCAACCCTGGTTTCAAACATCAGGGACGTCGAGAAGTACATGGGAGACTGCTTGGACAGCTTCAACACGACACGGCGCATGATCCTCTACTACGAGGACATAATCAGAAACAGAAAT GTATTGTTCCAGGTGCAGGAATTCCTCGGTGTTCCGGTGAGGAAACTGGTGAGCAGGCAGGTGAAGATCCATACGCGCCCGCTTCCGGATCTTGTCAGGAACTGGGAGGATGTGAACAGCAGACTCAACAGGACAGAGTACGCGCGTTTCCTCGATGGCGCAGATTACGTGAAGTGA
- the LOC123187745 gene encoding pre-mRNA-splicing factor SYF1, which produces MPSAAAGPAEVALAPPAKAAALPFAGISPDLYPTEDDLPYEEEILREPFKLKGWWRYLVARAAAPFAKRAVIYERALKALPGSYKLWHAYLRERLDHVRPHPISHPAYASLNNTFERALATMHKMPRVWVLYLTSLLDQRLLTRGRRNFDRALRALPVTQHDRIWPLYLRLASLPACPVETSFRVFRRYLQFDPSHAEDFIEFLVSAERWQEAADRLASVLNDDGFRSVKGKTRHQLWLELCDILTKHADEVAGLKVDAILRGGIRKFTDEVGKLWTSLADYYVRRTLYEKARDVFEEGVSSVMTVQEFSVVFEAYTQFEQSMLAAKLEAAEEDGAAGSDEGEKGGKKNKVEKLEKELAACWLNDEDDTDLRLARFERLLDRRPELLSSVLLRQNPHNVEEWHRRVKLFDKDPAKQVATYVEAVKTVDPMKAVGKPHTLWVAFAKMYEKHNRLDSAEDIFKKATQVNYKAVDHLATIWCEWAEMELRNQHFDKAIELMRLATAEPSVEVKRRAAAEGDEPVQLKLHKSLKLWSIYVDLEESLGSLETTRAVYERILDLRIATPQIILNYAFLLEENKYFEDAFKVYERGVKIFKYPHVKDIWVTYLTKFVKRYQRSKLERARELFTEAVEKAPPHEKKALYLQYAKLEEDYGLAKRAMNVYDEAVRAVPNTEKMSMYEIYIARAAELFGVPRTRQIYEQAIESGLPDKDVMVMCMKFAELERNLGEIDRSRAIYIHASNYADPNSHPEFWKKWNDFEIQHGNEDTFREMLRIKRTVAASRSQTHFILPEYLMQRDQRLNMDEAVDTLTRAGVPQDEMAALERQLASGPSPAPAAAPSTSTTPANRMMNFVSAGVEARAESSTQQAAANNEDIELPDEESDEEDDVQIAERAVPEAVFGELGKRAAESREESSSAQENNEQQLGALERIKRRRQ; this is translated from the exons ATGCCGTCGGCCGCCGCGGGTCCGGCGGAGGTGGCGCTGGCGCCGCCGGCGAAGGCGGCCGCGCTCCCGTTCGCCGGGATCTCGCCGGACCTCTACCCGACGGAGGACGACCTGCCCTACGAGGAGGAGATCCTGCGGGAGCCCTTCAAGCTCAAGGGGTGGTGGCGCTACCTCGTCGCCCGCGCAGCCGCGCCCTTCGCCAAGCGCGCCGTCATCTACGAGCGCGCGCTCAAGGCGCTTCCGGGGAGCTACAAGCTCTGGCACGCCTACCTCCGCGAGCGCCTCGACCACGTGCGCCCGCACCCAATCTCCCACCCGGCCTACGCCTCCCTCAACAACACCTTCGAGCGGGCGCTCGCCACCATGCACAAGATGCCGCGCGTCTGGGTCCTCTACCTCACCTCGCTGCTCGACCAGCGCCTGCTCACCCGCGGCCGCCGCAACTTCGACCGCGCCCTCCGCGCGCTGCCCGTCACGCAGCACGATCGCATCTGGCCGCTCTACCTGCGCCTCGCCTCGCTCCCGGCCTGCCCCGTCGAGACGTCCTTCCGCGTCTTCCGGCGCTACCTCCAGTTCGACCCCTCCCACGCCGAGGACTTCATTGAGTTCCTCGTCTCGGCCGAACGCTGGCAGGAGGCAGCCGACCGCCTGGCCTCCGTGCTCAACGACGATGGCTTCCGCTCTGTCAAGGGGAAGACCAGGCACCAGCTCTGGCTCGAGCTCTGCGATATCCTCACTAAGCATGCTGATGAGGTCGCAGGGCTCAAGGTGGATGCCATACTGCGGGGCGGGATACGCAAGTTCACCGACGAGGTTGGCAAGTTGTGGACCTCGCTCGCTGATTACTATGTCAGGAGGACCCTCTATGAGAAAGCAAGGGACGTCTTCGAGGAGGGGGTTTCTTCAGTGATGACAGTGCAGGAGTTCAGTGTGGTGTTTGAGGCTTATACACAATTTGAGCAGAGTATGCTTGCGGCAAAGCTGGAGGCAGCTGAAGAGGATGGGGCTGCGGGGAGCGACGAGGGTGAGAAAGGGGGCAAGAAGAATAAGGTGGAGAAGCTAGAGAAGGAACTTGCAGCGTGTTGGTTGAATGATGAAGATGACACTGATTTGAGGCTGGCAAGGTTTGAGCGGCTATTGGATCGCAGACCAGAGCTCCTTAGCAGTGTCCTGTTGAGACAGAATCCACATAATGTGGAGGAGTGGCACAG GAGAGTTAAACTTTTTGACAAGGATCCCGCAAAGCAAGTAGCGACATATGTCGAGGCTGTGAAAACTGTGGACCCAATGAAGGCAGTTGGGAAACCTCATACTCTATGGGTGGCATTTGCAAAGATGTATGAGAAACATAACCGCTTAGATAGTGCTGAAGATATCTTTAAAAAGGCCACACAAGTGAACTATAAAGCAGTGGACCACTTGGCTACTATTTGGTGTGAATGGGCCGAAATGGAGCTCCGCAACCAACATTTTGACAAGGCAATTGAGCTGATGAGGTTAGCCACAGCAGAGCCCTCTGTTGAGGTGAAGAGGCGAG CTGCTGCGGAGGGTGACGAGCCGGTCCAGCTGAAATTACATAAATCTCTGAAATTATGGAGTATCTATGTTGACCTGGAGGAGAGCCTTGGGTCGTTGGAAACAACCCGTGCTGTTTATGAGAGAATATTAGATTTAAGAATTGCCACTCCTCAAATAATTCTTAATTACGCATTTCTTCTTGAG GAGAACAAGTATTTCGAAGATGCATTTAAAGTGTATGAAAGAGGTGTAAAAATATTCAAGTATCCCCATGTTAAGGATATTTGGGTGACCTACCTCACAAAGTTTGTAAAGCGGTACCAGCGAAGCAAGTTAGAGCGGGCAAGAGAGCTGTTCACGGAAGCTGTCGAAAAG GCTCCGCCGCACGAAAAGAAGGCCTTGTATTTGCAATATGCTAAACTGGAGGAAGACTACGGCCTCGCAAAACGTGCCATGAATGTATATGATGAAGCTGTAAGGGCTGTTCCCAACACTGAAAAGATGAGTATGTATGAAATATACATTGCACGTGCTGCTGAACTTTTTGGTGTTCCAAGGACCAGACAAATATACGAG CAAGCTATAGAATCTGGTCTCCCAGACAAAGATGTTATGGTGATGTGCATGAAGTTTGCGGAACTTGAAAGAAATCTTGGAGAAATCGACCGTTCCCGGGCTATTTATATCCACGCCTCCAACTATGCTGATCCAAATTCTCACCCAGAGTTCTGGAAAAAATGGAACGACTTTGAGATCCAACATGGTAATGAAGATACATTCAGGGAGATGCTTCGCATCAAGCGTACAGTGGCCGCTAGCCGCAGTCAG ACTCATTTCATCCTTCCGGAGTACCTGATGCAAAGGGACCAGAGGCTAAACATGGATGAGGCGGTCGACACTCTGACGCGTGCCGGTGTCCCGCAGGATGAGATGGCCGCCTTAGAAAGGCAGCTAGCTTCTGGACCATCCCCGGCGCCAGCAGCGGCTCCAAGCACCAGTACGACTCCTGCAAACAGAATGATGAACTTTGTTAGTGCCGGAGTAGAGGCACGGGCCGAGAGCAGCACGCAACAGGCTGCTGCTAACAACGAGGACATCGAGCTGCCCGACGAagagagcgacgaggaggacgatgtcCAGATCGCGGAGCGGGCTGTCCCTGAAGCCGTGTTTGGCGAGCTCGGCAAGAGAGCCGCAGAGAGCAGGGAGGAAAGCTCTAGTGCTCAAGAGAACAACGAGCAACAGCTGGGTGCTCTCGAGAGAATCAAGCGAAGGCGTCAATAG